The Caproicibacterium lactatifermentans genome contains a region encoding:
- a CDS encoding DUF3298 and DUF4163 domain-containing protein has translation MNSFNACACMKTCKINRTLTYDNTTMLTFTISYPKIYLQNNEPVQVSINAQIQKQVNTFYQHASGELYQQAIAYYKDTLEQGFPFHPYDAVLKYETTYNQNCYLSVYREQYEYTGGAHGSTVRSSDTWNLSNGKNVPLSCLFPAGQDYCALLTEQIIKQADKQYQQNPGIYFENYRELIVKNFNKESYYLTCCGVAIYYQQYDIAPYSTGIVVFIIPYAVVGWYPQCFHSME, from the coding sequence ATGAATTCTTTTAACGCATGCGCATGTATGAAAACGTGCAAAATAAATCGTACTCTTACATATGACAATACAACCATGCTTACGTTTACCATTTCCTATCCGAAAATATACTTACAGAACAATGAGCCTGTGCAAGTCAGCATCAATGCTCAAATTCAAAAGCAGGTGAATACATTTTATCAGCATGCATCCGGTGAACTGTACCAGCAGGCCATTGCTTACTATAAGGACACATTGGAGCAGGGATTTCCTTTTCACCCATATGACGCAGTTCTCAAATATGAAACGACTTACAATCAGAACTGCTATCTCAGCGTATACCGCGAGCAGTACGAGTATACCGGCGGTGCTCATGGAAGCACCGTCCGGTCATCCGACACTTGGAACCTTTCTAACGGAAAAAACGTTCCGCTTTCCTGCCTGTTCCCAGCCGGTCAGGATTATTGTGCATTGCTGACAGAGCAGATTATAAAGCAGGCTGATAAACAATATCAACAAAATCCCGGTATTTATTTTGAAAATTACCGGGAGCTGATTGTAAAGAATTTCAACAAAGAGAGCTATTATCTCACCTGCTGCGGCGTTGCAATCTACTATCAGCAATATGACATTGCACCTTACTCTACAGGGATTGTTGTGTTCATCATTCCATACGCGGTAGTTGGATGGTATCCGCAATGTTTTCATTCTATGGAATAG
- a CDS encoding ABC-F family ATP-binding cassette domain-containing protein has translation MLLSAEHISKNYGTKQLLQDASCYLNEKDKIGIIGINGTGKSTLLKILAGTETPDSGIVTVQRGACISFLPQNPEMDDSRTVLQQAMAQVSPSFPEVNEYEVKAILTKLGMNDCSTKIGTLSGGQKKRVALAATLSCPADILILDEPTNHLDSEMVMWLEDRLARFTGGLIMVTHDRYFLERVVNHITELSHGKLYTYEANYSKYLQMRMERQDMEQAGERKRQAFLRREYQWIMRGARARGTKSRGRIEKYNAVREQAAPVTDGQVQMVTMSSRLGKKLIELSDVSKSFDGSCVVSHFSYNVKRSDRIGIVGRNGAGKSTLMNLIAGRLQPDTGKVDIGSTVKIGYFTQEGKEMDSSQLVYDYISEIAGEVKTAEGTFSAAQMLERFLFTSDLQYTPIGRLSGGERRRLYLLGILVSAPNILLLDEPTNDLDIATLTILENYLTSFAGAVIAVSHDRYFLDKVAGSIFEVADGGDITCYNGSFSDYLEKRPAPPTEKKEHQPAGKPKPRAADKPQQLKMSFSEQHELKTIDDEVVALEGKVHAKEKEVEAAASDYTRLVPLTQELEDLKQQLDEKNDRWLYLNDLAERIGAQNTEK, from the coding sequence ATGTTATTATCTGCTGAACATATTTCAAAAAACTATGGAACCAAACAACTGCTGCAGGACGCCTCCTGCTATTTGAATGAGAAAGATAAAATTGGCATTATCGGAATTAACGGCACAGGGAAAAGCACCCTGCTGAAGATTTTGGCGGGCACGGAAACACCGGATTCCGGTATCGTCACGGTACAGCGCGGTGCCTGTATTTCTTTCCTGCCTCAGAATCCGGAAATGGATGACAGCCGGACTGTGCTGCAGCAGGCCATGGCACAGGTGTCACCATCATTTCCGGAAGTAAACGAATACGAAGTGAAGGCCATTTTAACGAAACTTGGCATGAATGACTGCTCCACGAAAATCGGCACGCTTTCCGGCGGACAGAAAAAGCGTGTGGCGCTGGCGGCCACGCTGAGCTGCCCAGCGGATATCTTGATTCTGGACGAACCGACCAACCATTTGGACAGCGAAATGGTTATGTGGCTGGAGGACCGGCTGGCCCGTTTTACCGGCGGGCTGATTATGGTCACGCATGACCGCTATTTTTTGGAGCGTGTGGTCAACCATATCACCGAACTTTCCCATGGCAAACTTTATACCTATGAAGCAAATTACTCCAAATACCTGCAGATGCGGATGGAACGGCAGGACATGGAGCAGGCCGGCGAGCGAAAGCGGCAGGCATTTCTGCGGCGGGAATATCAGTGGATTATGCGCGGTGCCCGTGCCAGGGGAACTAAAAGCCGCGGCCGAATAGAGAAATACAATGCTGTGAGGGAGCAGGCAGCACCGGTTACAGACGGGCAGGTACAGATGGTCACCATGTCCAGCCGGCTGGGCAAAAAGCTCATTGAACTTTCCGACGTGTCCAAGTCGTTTGATGGAAGCTGCGTGGTCAGCCATTTTTCATACAATGTCAAACGCAGTGACCGCATCGGCATTGTCGGCCGGAACGGCGCGGGAAAATCCACACTGATGAACCTCATTGCGGGCAGGCTGCAGCCGGATACGGGCAAAGTAGACATCGGTTCTACCGTGAAGATTGGCTACTTCACGCAGGAGGGCAAGGAAATGGACAGCAGTCAGCTGGTTTACGACTATATCAGTGAGATTGCCGGTGAAGTGAAAACCGCCGAGGGCACGTTTTCGGCCGCACAGATGCTGGAACGCTTCCTATTTACATCTGACCTGCAGTATACGCCAATCGGCAGGCTGAGCGGCGGGGAACGCCGCCGGCTGTACCTGCTGGGCATTTTGGTTTCCGCACCAAACATTTTACTTCTGGATGAACCGACCAATGACCTTGATATTGCAACACTGACCATTCTGGAAAATTACCTCACTTCTTTTGCCGGTGCGGTCATTGCCGTATCCCATGACCGGTATTTTTTGGACAAGGTTGCGGGCAGCATTTTTGAGGTCGCGGACGGCGGTGACATTACCTGTTACAACGGTAGCTTTTCGGACTATCTGGAAAAGCGTCCCGCACCGCCGACGGAGAAAAAGGAGCATCAGCCTGCCGGGAAGCCAAAGCCGCGCGCCGCGGACAAACCGCAGCAGCTGAAAATGTCCTTTAGTGAACAGCACGAACTAAAAACGATAGATGATGAGGTTGTCGCACTGGAAGGCAAGGTTCATGCCAAAGAAAAGGAAGTGGAGGCTGCCGCCAGCGACTACACGCGGCTGGTGCCGCTTACACAGGAATTAGAGGACCTGAAACAGCAGCTGGACGAAAAAAATGACCGCTGGCTATACCTCAACGACCTTGCGGAACGTATCGGTGCGCAGAACACTGAAAAATAA
- a CDS encoding peptide ABC transporter substrate-binding protein, whose product MKKRISGSSTPAWKKRLFRAAAFLLAAVMAGSMAGCGSSAGSAAASAASTRYPGTSAANSVTINVPNEPPELNSMLTTDQVSGDVLRLTVSGLTKQDANDTPQPDIAKSWDISADKKTYTFHLRKDAKWSNGEPVKAKDFVFSWLTAMTASTGAQYAYILTDNIAGGQEYYDKKITADKVGVKALDDYTLKVEFKNPIPYALSLTSFFAYLPINEKGYKQITGSNADKYGKSPQTLLTNGPYKMTEWTHDDHVTLVKNNDYWDAAKTTIPNVKLTMLKDENAMMNAFKAGSVDEVTVNGDQMAAMKAEGEPVHTYSDGGTVYLEYNVKRTKLGLNNAKIRKALGMALDTAKMCTNVLKDGSTAATGVVPTAIAGANGSYDKARGTVIAGYDKAKAKALFEDGLKETGLSKNDLKIPLVSSDDSKAQKITAYLQQQWSDALGITVELKPMPSKSRFAAMSAGDFDMVLTNWFPDYNDPMTYLDTLVTTNGNNNGKYSSKQYDTLIQQATAEADAAKRQNILIQAEKLMMDDCPIYPLYFKAQCYVTSGKFTGLTRTAFQDIDLCDGAKVS is encoded by the coding sequence ATGAAAAAGAGGATTTCAGGCAGCAGTACGCCTGCGTGGAAAAAACGTCTGTTTCGTGCAGCGGCTTTTTTGCTGGCGGCTGTTATGGCCGGCTCCATGGCGGGCTGCGGCAGCAGCGCAGGCAGCGCAGCGGCTTCCGCCGCCAGTACACGGTATCCGGGCACTTCCGCAGCCAATTCAGTGACGATTAATGTGCCTAACGAGCCGCCGGAACTGAACAGCATGCTGACAACCGACCAAGTTTCCGGCGATGTACTGCGTTTAACCGTATCCGGCCTGACAAAGCAGGACGCAAACGATACACCTCAGCCGGACATTGCCAAAAGCTGGGATATCAGCGCCGACAAAAAGACCTATACTTTCCACCTGCGCAAAGACGCGAAGTGGTCCAACGGCGAACCTGTGAAGGCAAAAGATTTCGTCTTTTCATGGTTAACGGCTATGACGGCTTCTACCGGTGCCCAATATGCCTATATTTTGACGGACAACATTGCTGGTGGGCAGGAATATTACGATAAAAAAATCACTGCAGATAAGGTCGGTGTGAAGGCACTGGACGACTATACGCTGAAAGTAGAGTTTAAAAACCCAATTCCTTACGCGCTGAGCCTTACCTCTTTCTTTGCCTACCTGCCCATTAACGAAAAGGGATATAAGCAGATTACCGGCAGCAATGCGGACAAGTATGGCAAAAGCCCCCAGACGCTATTGACGAACGGTCCCTACAAAATGACAGAGTGGACACATGACGACCATGTGACACTGGTGAAAAACAACGATTACTGGGACGCTGCCAAAACGACCATTCCCAATGTAAAACTGACCATGCTGAAAGATGAGAACGCCATGATGAACGCCTTTAAGGCGGGCAGCGTGGATGAAGTAACTGTTAACGGCGACCAGATGGCCGCAATGAAGGCAGAGGGCGAGCCGGTCCACACCTACTCGGACGGCGGTACCGTTTATCTGGAGTACAATGTCAAGCGTACCAAGCTTGGTTTGAACAATGCTAAAATTCGCAAGGCCCTCGGCATGGCACTGGATACCGCCAAAATGTGCACCAATGTGCTGAAGGATGGTTCCACAGCGGCTACCGGCGTGGTGCCTACCGCCATTGCCGGTGCAAACGGCAGCTACGACAAAGCCCGCGGCACAGTCATAGCCGGCTATGACAAGGCAAAGGCCAAAGCACTGTTTGAGGATGGCCTGAAAGAAACCGGCCTTTCCAAGAACGACCTGAAGATTCCACTTGTTTCCAGTGATGACAGTAAAGCACAGAAAATAACAGCTTACCTGCAGCAGCAGTGGAGCGACGCCCTCGGCATTACCGTTGAGCTGAAGCCTATGCCCTCTAAGTCCCGTTTCGCTGCCATGAGCGCCGGTGATTTCGACATGGTGCTGACCAACTGGTTCCCGGACTACAACGACCCCATGACCTATCTGGATACACTGGTGACCACAAACGGCAACAATAACGGCAAATACAGCAGTAAGCAGTATGATACCTTAATCCAGCAGGCTACTGCGGAGGCGGACGCCGCCAAACGGCAGAATATCCTCATTCAGGCCGAAAAGCTGATGATGGACGACTGCCCTATTTACCCGCTGTACTTTAAGGCACAGTGCTATGTTACATCTGGTAAGTTCACCGGCCTCACACGCACCGCATTCCAGGACATTGACCTATGTGACGGAGCAAAAGTCAGCTGA
- a CDS encoding serine hydrolase, which translates to MQLETLQKKTAALIEDAAANVSVLVQDIAGRQPLLAFGEQRRLVSASTIKTQILLTVLDEVRQGKRNLQDMVSIAPADILPDSTAFDRPVAAASLEELLYWMVCISDNTATNLMIRLVGMDAVNRYSSEVLHLTDTSLQRKMLDHNAVRQGRNNYTSPRDMLCTYRALAQKTILTPQLCSYALSLLSRQQDKTVAFRYIWEPLQAAHKTGELRGLDHDTGLLFLNGHTYFFGLFATDGSSNRENQQLLGRLFRMLVDYLKGAAV; encoded by the coding sequence ATGCAGCTGGAGACTTTACAGAAAAAAACCGCAGCACTCATAGAAGATGCGGCGGCAAATGTTTCGGTGCTGGTACAGGACATTGCCGGGCGCCAGCCACTGCTTGCTTTTGGGGAGCAGCGGCGGTTGGTTTCGGCCAGCACCATTAAAACACAGATTTTGCTGACGGTGCTGGACGAAGTGCGGCAGGGCAAACGGAACCTGCAGGACATGGTATCCATCGCGCCGGCAGACATTTTGCCGGACAGCACCGCTTTTGACCGTCCGGTTGCGGCGGCCTCTTTGGAAGAGCTTTTGTACTGGATGGTTTGTATCAGCGATAATACCGCAACGAATCTGATGATTCGGCTGGTCGGTATGGATGCCGTCAACCGCTACAGCAGCGAGGTGCTGCACCTGACAGATACCTCACTGCAGCGAAAAATGCTGGACCACAACGCCGTGCGGCAGGGCCGCAACAACTACACCAGCCCGCGCGATATGCTGTGTACCTATCGGGCACTGGCACAGAAGACCATTTTAACGCCGCAGCTGTGCAGCTATGCGCTTTCCCTGCTTTCCCGTCAGCAGGACAAAACAGTGGCGTTTCGGTATATTTGGGAGCCGCTGCAGGCTGCCCACAAAACCGGAGAACTGCGGGGCCTGGACCACGACACAGGCCTGCTGTTTCTGAACGGCCACACCTACTTTTTTGGCCTGTTTGCAACGGACGGTTCCTCTAATCGAGAAAATCAGCAGCTTTTGGGACGCTTGTTCCGTATGTTGGTGGATTATTTGAAAGGGGCGGCAGTATGA
- a CDS encoding C40 family peptidase, producing MNGINSIFLRGVTDLFRSPDDMERVDQALCGTAARVLERRGEWYRVETSYGYRGWAAKGDMRALNSRSIWDDAPKRVVVQAAADVLSRPRVQGMCVRTLVRGCVVGLTDTDERDGWQQVCLPEGITGWLPACFLAALPETAGVPEADLRACVTASALSYLGTQYRWGGKSPFGIDCSGLVQMAFQLNGITIWRDAEIKEGFPVHEIPEEEIRPADLLYFPGHVAMYLGSGKIVHATGHKGDSCVTVNSLDPRSSRCRQDLAESITAIGSAFPY from the coding sequence ATGAATGGTATAAATAGTATTTTCCTGCGCGGCGTGACCGACTTGTTTCGCAGTCCAGATGATATGGAGCGTGTGGACCAGGCGCTGTGTGGAACTGCCGCACGTGTGTTGGAACGGCGCGGAGAATGGTATCGGGTGGAAACTTCTTATGGCTACCGCGGATGGGCAGCAAAGGGAGATATGCGTGCGCTGAACAGTCGCAGTATTTGGGATGATGCCCCGAAACGTGTTGTCGTACAGGCCGCGGCAGATGTGCTGTCTCGGCCGCGGGTGCAGGGAATGTGCGTGCGCACGCTGGTACGCGGCTGTGTAGTAGGCCTGACCGATACAGATGAACGGGACGGCTGGCAGCAGGTCTGCCTGCCGGAAGGAATTACCGGATGGCTGCCCGCTTGCTTCCTTGCTGCGCTGCCGGAAACGGCCGGCGTACCGGAGGCAGACCTGCGTGCCTGCGTAACGGCATCGGCGCTTTCCTACCTTGGCACACAGTATCGGTGGGGCGGCAAAAGCCCGTTTGGCATTGACTGCTCCGGTCTTGTGCAGATGGCGTTCCAGCTGAACGGCATTACCATTTGGCGTGATGCGGAGATAAAGGAGGGCTTTCCGGTACACGAAATTCCCGAGGAGGAGATACGGCCGGCGGACTTGCTGTATTTTCCCGGCCATGTTGCCATGTATCTCGGCAGTGGGAAAATCGTCCATGCCACCGGCCACAAAGGGGACAGCTGCGTAACCGTGAACAGTTTGGACCCACGCAGCAGCCGCTGCCGTCAAGACCTTGCGGAGAGTATCACCGCCATTGGCAGCGCGTTTCCATACTAA
- a CDS encoding NlpC/P60 family protein, whose amino-acid sequence MDKHARIRTRILAVALAAACVTAFTPVPSYAVGDVDTMKSEQAQYAAQQQKNDSELASLRSDKSQKEAYGAALQSQLETIEEQINSCSNQMTDLDLQMQQAQDTISAKQKQIDADTRKLKQRLCALYMTGGAGNLQILLSASDTSDLSDKAEAISVVTQHDTTLINRLKSEKEAVKQAKDTISTKRQQAAKVKESYSGKQQQLSSTLSETNQFLKDIGQQEVDLQDQNASLDVKAAKLSASIASWQQTQQAAASSTDNTAGKSADSPSSGSASSSSSAASSSTADSTSPAASSATHSSASRQSSNYSSRGRSSVASSTSSASHSSSSSSSSFSNLIGEAEKHLGTPYVMGGYSPSGFDCSGFVCWVFSHCGYNLSRTTAQGIYDQCQKISVSEARPGDIVFFTGTYSCGETITHVGIYTGSGTMIHAGSPVQYSSIDTSYWRQHFYAFGRL is encoded by the coding sequence ATGGATAAACACGCTCGTATTCGGACCCGTATTCTCGCAGTTGCGCTGGCTGCCGCCTGTGTAACCGCTTTCACACCCGTGCCGTCCTACGCTGTGGGCGACGTGGACACTATGAAAAGCGAACAGGCGCAGTATGCTGCCCAACAGCAGAAAAACGACAGTGAACTTGCTTCCCTTCGCAGTGACAAAAGCCAAAAAGAAGCCTACGGTGCTGCTTTGCAGTCCCAGCTGGAAACCATTGAGGAGCAGATTAACAGCTGCTCTAACCAGATGACTGACCTCGACCTGCAAATGCAGCAGGCGCAGGACACCATCTCCGCCAAACAGAAGCAGATAGACGCTGATACTCGGAAACTGAAGCAGCGCCTGTGTGCCCTGTACATGACCGGCGGTGCAGGCAACCTGCAAATTCTGCTTTCCGCATCGGACACTTCTGACCTTTCGGACAAGGCCGAAGCTATTTCCGTGGTAACACAGCATGATACCACACTCATTAACCGGCTGAAATCCGAAAAGGAAGCGGTCAAACAGGCAAAGGACACCATTTCCACCAAGCGCCAGCAGGCAGCCAAAGTAAAGGAAAGCTATAGCGGCAAACAGCAGCAGCTTTCCAGTACATTGAGTGAAACAAACCAGTTTCTGAAAGACATCGGTCAACAGGAAGTGGACCTGCAGGACCAAAACGCTTCTCTGGACGTAAAGGCGGCCAAGCTTTCCGCCTCTATCGCTTCATGGCAGCAGACACAGCAGGCAGCAGCCAGCTCCACCGACAACACTGCCGGCAAGAGTGCGGACAGCCCGTCCAGCGGCTCCGCTTCCAGTTCCTCCTCTGCTGCCAGCAGTTCTACAGCAGACAGTACAAGCCCCGCCGCCAGCAGTGCCACGCACAGCAGTGCCAGCCGCCAGTCCAGCAATTATTCTTCCCGCGGTCGCTCTTCTGTTGCCAGCAGTACATCGTCTGCCAGCCATTCCTCCTCTTCGTCCTCGTCTTCTTTTTCCAACCTGATTGGCGAAGCGGAAAAGCACCTCGGCACGCCTTATGTAATGGGCGGCTACAGTCCGAGCGGCTTTGACTGCAGCGGCTTTGTTTGCTGGGTATTTAGCCACTGCGGCTACAATCTGTCCCGCACCACGGCACAGGGCATTTATGACCAGTGCCAGAAAATCTCCGTTTCCGAAGCACGGCCGGGCGACATTGTGTTCTTCACCGGCACCTACAGCTGCGGTGAGACCATTACCCATGTGGGTATTTACACCGGCAGCGGAACGATGATTCACGCTGGCAGCCCCGTTCAGTATTCCAGTATTGATACCTCTTACTGGCGGCAGCACTTCTATGCTTTCGGTCGTCTGTAA
- the thiM gene encoding hydroxyethylthiazole kinase, producing the protein MFGEMLENVRTKAPLVHNITNYVTVNDCANTVLACGGSPIMSDDASEVEEITAICGGLNINIGTLNEDTRRAMFAAGKKSNQCGHPVVLDPVAAGASRIRTETALRLLQEVRFAIIRGNVSEIKTLALGRGTTKGVDADIADTVTEENLDHAVAFLKAFAAKAGCVVAATGAIDIAADADRAYVIRNGHPMMSRVTGTGCMLSAMTAAYAAANPETPLEAAAAAIAAMGLCGERARNRLSARDGNATYRNYIIDEVYNLDGKTLEGGAKYEVR; encoded by the coding sequence ATGTTTGGAGAAATGCTTGAGAACGTGCGTACCAAAGCACCGCTGGTACACAATATTACGAATTATGTTACCGTTAATGACTGTGCCAATACCGTGCTGGCCTGCGGTGGCTCGCCCATCATGTCCGATGATGCTTCAGAGGTGGAGGAAATCACTGCCATCTGCGGCGGGCTCAATATCAATATCGGCACCCTGAACGAGGACACCCGCCGGGCAATGTTCGCCGCCGGCAAAAAGTCAAATCAATGCGGTCATCCGGTTGTGCTGGACCCCGTTGCCGCCGGTGCGTCCCGCATTCGCACCGAAACGGCCCTGCGGCTTCTGCAGGAAGTGCGGTTTGCCATTATCCGCGGCAACGTTTCCGAAATTAAGACGCTGGCGCTGGGGCGCGGCACCACAAAGGGCGTGGACGCGGACATTGCCGATACGGTTACCGAGGAAAACTTGGACCATGCGGTGGCGTTTCTTAAAGCTTTCGCGGCAAAGGCAGGCTGTGTTGTGGCGGCGACCGGTGCCATAGACATTGCGGCGGATGCGGACCGGGCATATGTTATCCGCAACGGTCATCCAATGATGAGCCGCGTCACTGGCACCGGCTGTATGCTCAGCGCAATGACTGCCGCCTATGCTGCCGCCAATCCGGAAACGCCGCTGGAGGCTGCCGCCGCTGCCATTGCAGCTATGGGGCTGTGCGGCGAGCGGGCACGTAACCGGCTTTCCGCCCGTGACGGCAACGCGACTTACCGGAATTATATCATAGATGAAGTGTATAACCTGGACGGAAAAACACTGGAGGGCGGCGCCAAATATGAAGTGCGATAA
- the thiE gene encoding thiamine phosphate synthase — protein sequence MKCDKKTMLLYAVTDRAWVGKETLYQQVEDALKGGITCLQLREKELPAEAFYEEAVQIQKLCHQYGVPFLIDDNVEVALRCGADGVHVGQQDMAAQEVRRRVGERMILGVSAGTVEEAVCAEQAGADYLGVGAVFSTATKEDAAPVSRQTLIAICQTVHIPVVAIGGIKENNLMQLAGTGVDGVSIVSAVFGSPDITAACRKLKALSAKMVSG from the coding sequence ATGAAGTGCGATAAAAAAACAATGCTTCTGTACGCGGTTACAGACCGTGCATGGGTGGGAAAAGAAACCCTGTATCAGCAGGTGGAGGACGCGCTGAAGGGCGGCATTACCTGCCTGCAGCTGCGGGAAAAGGAATTGCCAGCCGAGGCTTTTTATGAGGAAGCGGTACAAATTCAAAAGCTGTGCCATCAGTACGGTGTGCCGTTCCTGATAGATGACAATGTAGAAGTTGCCCTGCGCTGTGGCGCAGACGGTGTTCACGTTGGTCAACAGGACATGGCCGCACAGGAAGTCCGCCGTCGGGTGGGGGAACGTATGATTCTCGGTGTATCTGCCGGAACCGTTGAGGAGGCTGTATGCGCCGAGCAGGCGGGTGCTGATTATCTGGGCGTCGGCGCGGTGTTTTCCACCGCGACCAAAGAGGACGCCGCGCCGGTCAGCCGGCAGACGCTGATTGCCATCTGCCAAACGGTGCATATTCCGGTGGTGGCTATCGGCGGCATAAAGGAAAATAACCTCATGCAGCTTGCGGGCACCGGCGTGGACGGTGTGTCCATTGTGTCTGCTGTTTTTGGAAGCCCGGATATCACGGCGGCCTGCCGAAAGCTGAAGGCCCTTTCGGCGAAAATGGTCAGCGGCTAA
- a CDS encoding PTS transporter subunit IIC, which translates to MEKVKAFLKRKDIVISAQRYGVDALGAMAQGLFCSLLIGTIISTLGTQFHIGFLTAPVATVAGTSYTVGGLASAMSGPAMAVAIGYALHCPPLVLFSLIAVGFASNALGGAGGPLAVLFVAIIASEVGKAISHETKVDILVTPLVTIGVGVVLSWWWAPALGALAMKMGTLIMWATNLQPFLMGIVVSVLVGIALTLPISSAAICAALSLTGLAGGAAVAGCCAQMVGFAVMSFRENRWGGLVSQGIGTSMLQMGNIVRNPRIWIAPIVTSAITGPIATCLFHLQMNGTPVSSGMGTCGFVGQIGVYTGWVKDIAAGTKAAITDMDWAGLFLISFILPAVLCPLINYFCRKAGWVKDGDMKLT; encoded by the coding sequence TTGGAAAAAGTAAAAGCGTTCCTCAAACGAAAAGATATTGTCATCTCCGCTCAGCGCTACGGCGTAGACGCGCTGGGGGCCATGGCGCAGGGGCTGTTCTGCTCCCTGCTGATTGGCACCATTATTAGCACACTAGGCACACAGTTCCACATCGGCTTTCTCACTGCACCGGTAGCAACGGTCGCCGGCACATCCTACACGGTGGGCGGCCTTGCCTCCGCCATGAGTGGACCGGCTATGGCCGTTGCAATCGGTTATGCTCTGCATTGTCCGCCGCTGGTTCTGTTCTCCCTCATCGCAGTAGGCTTTGCTTCCAACGCACTGGGTGGAGCCGGCGGACCGCTGGCGGTGCTGTTCGTTGCTATTATCGCTTCGGAAGTCGGCAAGGCAATTTCGCATGAAACGAAAGTGGACATTCTTGTCACGCCGCTGGTGACAATCGGCGTGGGCGTGGTGCTGTCGTGGTGGTGGGCACCCGCACTGGGCGCGCTGGCCATGAAGATGGGCACGCTCATTATGTGGGCCACCAACCTGCAGCCGTTCCTGATGGGGATTGTCGTATCTGTACTGGTGGGCATTGCGCTGACGCTGCCCATTTCTTCGGCGGCCATTTGCGCGGCGCTGTCCCTCACCGGACTGGCTGGCGGTGCTGCTGTAGCAGGCTGCTGTGCCCAAATGGTCGGTTTTGCCGTGATGTCCTTCCGTGAAAACCGCTGGGGCGGGCTGGTTTCGCAGGGAATCGGCACCTCTATGCTGCAGATGGGCAACATTGTACGGAACCCGCGTATTTGGATTGCGCCCATTGTCACTTCGGCCATTACCGGACCGATTGCAACCTGTTTGTTCCATTTGCAGATGAACGGCACGCCGGTTTCTTCCGGCATGGGAACCTGTGGCTTTGTCGGACAGATTGGTGTTTACACCGGCTGGGTAAAGGATATCGCCGCAGGCACCAAAGCCGCCATTACCGACATGGACTGGGCTGGCCTGTTCCTCATCAGCTTTATCCTGCCCGCTGTGTTGTGCCCGCTTATCAATTACTTCTGCCGCAAAGCTGGCTGGGTGAAGGACGGCGACATGAAGTTAACCTGA
- a CDS encoding transcription repressor NadR, which yields MNAKERRSAIVHLLQGAEKPVSASALAETFSVSRQVIVGDIALLRAGGADISATPRGYTTRRPAEGLVRQIACRHDTVQTQAELLAIVDQGCTVLDVIVEHPIYGQLTGPLQISCRYEVQQFMQRCAQSDAQLLSNLTDGIHLHTLACPDEAAFERVQTALHRLHILLDE from the coding sequence ATGAATGCAAAGGAACGGCGCAGCGCAATCGTACATCTGCTGCAGGGGGCAGAAAAGCCGGTAAGTGCTTCTGCATTGGCGGAAACTTTTTCCGTCAGCCGACAGGTCATTGTGGGGGATATCGCCCTGCTGCGGGCCGGCGGTGCGGATATTTCCGCCACACCCCGCGGCTATACCACACGCCGTCCGGCGGAAGGACTGGTACGGCAGATTGCCTGCCGCCACGATACAGTCCAAACACAGGCGGAACTGCTAGCCATTGTGGACCAAGGCTGCACTGTGCTGGACGTCATTGTGGAACATCCCATTTACGGACAGCTGACCGGCCCGCTGCAGATTTCCTGCCGGTATGAGGTACAGCAGTTTATGCAGCGCTGTGCGCAGTCAGATGCACAGCTGCTTTCCAACCTGACGGACGGCATTCACCTGCACACGCTTGCCTGTCCGGATGAAGCCGCGTTTGAGCGGGTGCAGACCGCACTGCACCGCCTGCATATTTTACTGGACGAATAA